One Bacillota bacterium genomic window carries:
- a CDS encoding carbohydrate ABC transporter permease, whose amino-acid sequence MIMKSSGNPGKMLKPPSRSSFIGALRYSILIILTFIALFPLIWLFMTSLKNEIDIFARPPVLVFQPTFQAYRYIIKMGFLEKYFLNSLIVATLTVAVSLIIGGLGAYSLARFRFAGNSFLAFTILASRMLPGVVLVIPLYLLMQRFKLTNTRTALIIAHTAFNLPFVVWILRSYLASIPRELEEAAMIDGASRLLAIRKVIAPLSTPGIIATAMFTFLLSWNEFLFALNLTFSPEAQTMPVAVTGFISARGIAWGELSAAATVMLLPGLVFGIFARKYIVSGLTRGAIK is encoded by the coding sequence GTGATCATGAAAAGCTCCGGAAACCCCGGAAAGATGTTAAAGCCGCCATCCCGCTCCTCATTCATCGGGGCGCTCCGCTATTCTATACTTATAATCCTGACGTTCATTGCGCTTTTCCCCCTTATCTGGCTCTTTATGACATCGCTCAAGAATGAAATAGACATCTTTGCAAGGCCGCCGGTTCTGGTTTTCCAGCCGACGTTCCAGGCCTACAGGTATATCATAAAAATGGGCTTCCTTGAAAAGTACTTCCTCAACAGTTTGATAGTAGCAACGCTAACCGTCGCAGTCTCGTTGATCATCGGAGGATTGGGGGCATATAGCCTGGCCAGGTTCCGGTTCGCCGGAAATTCCTTTTTGGCTTTTACCATCCTCGCGTCACGTATGCTACCCGGCGTCGTCCTGGTTATCCCGCTTTATCTGCTTATGCAGAGGTTCAAGCTGACCAACACCAGGACGGCCCTCATCATCGCCCACACAGCGTTCAACCTGCCCTTCGTCGTGTGGATATTGAGAAGCTATCTTGCAAGCATACCCAGGGAGCTTGAAGAAGCTGCCATGATCGACGGGGCCAGCAGGTTGCTCGCCATCCGCAAGGTTATCGCCCCGCTGTCAACCCCGGGCATCATTGCCACAGCCATGTTTACGTTTTTGTTGTCATGGAATGAATTTCTCTTCGCATTGAACCTCACCTTCTCGCCGGAAGCGCAAACCATGCCCGTAGCGGTGACGGGATTCATAAGCGCCAGGGGCATAGCCTGGGGCGAGCTCTCCGCAGCCGCTACCGTCATGCTCCTACCCGGGCTAGTCTTCGGCATTTTCGCCCGCAAGTATATCGTTAGCGGCCTTACAAGGGGGGCTATCAAATAA
- a CDS encoding sugar ABC transporter permease: protein MRDAVKRSSGFAEKRIVILFIMPTIITLGLVLFFPLLYSLTISFYRWSVARPFLGKTFVFFQNYSKALTDPAFLVAIRNTFVFTFFAVAVELILGIAVALLLQGNFKGKTFFQTALFLPVVTTPVAVGIIWRILFLTDVGLIPYLFQLAGFERVTFLSSPVLAMVAVIFVDIWQTTPFAFTLILAGLSSLPSEPYEAALIDGATSSQRFFYVTLPLLKPVIVVVLLIRVMDAFRVFDTIYILTGGGPGSATESVSTFTVRTAFQYFNTGYASALAYVVFIIIAVMSYLMIKGFKIEASEL from the coding sequence ATGAGAGATGCGGTAAAGAGATCATCAGGCTTCGCGGAAAAGAGGATCGTCATATTATTCATAATGCCAACCATCATAACCCTGGGCTTGGTCCTGTTCTTTCCCCTTCTTTATTCGCTGACGATCAGCTTCTACCGGTGGAGCGTGGCCAGGCCGTTTTTGGGGAAAACGTTTGTGTTCTTCCAAAACTATTCGAAAGCGCTGACGGATCCGGCCTTTTTGGTGGCCATTCGCAATACCTTTGTATTTACCTTCTTCGCGGTAGCGGTGGAGCTCATTTTAGGGATTGCGGTCGCCCTGCTCCTCCAGGGGAATTTCAAGGGGAAGACATTCTTTCAAACCGCCCTGTTCTTACCTGTCGTCACCACCCCTGTCGCTGTAGGCATCATATGGCGGATATTGTTCCTTACAGATGTCGGACTCATACCTTACCTATTCCAGTTGGCCGGGTTTGAGAGGGTTACGTTCCTTAGCTCCCCTGTTCTCGCTATGGTGGCGGTCATATTTGTCGATATATGGCAGACAACCCCCTTTGCCTTCACGTTAATCCTGGCAGGTTTATCATCCCTCCCATCTGAGCCGTATGAGGCGGCGCTGATCGACGGTGCGACCAGCTCGCAGCGTTTCTTCTACGTTACCTTACCCCTGCTCAAACCCGTTATTGTCGTAGTCTTGCTTATCCGCGTCATGGACGCATTTCGCGTTTTCGATACAATTTATATCCTGACAGGCGGGGGCCCGGGATCTGCAACAGAATCCGTGAGTACATTCACAGTCCGGACGGCATTCCAGTATTTCAACACCGGTTACGCGTCCGCCCTGGCCTATGTAGTCTTTATTATAATCGCTGTCATGAGCTACCTGATGATTAAGGGATTCAAGATTGAAGCCTCGGAGCTATGA
- a CDS encoding extracellular solute-binding protein: MADAAKSVVPEFEKLYPDIRVNVVPLPYTTMQQKVMTELTAKSGAYDIIESHFLMNVPFVAGDLLLPLDKFIKESNMDFGDFVKSMADQTTLAGKASKINPKGSIYGLPYNSDVMMFIYRADLYKKYGLGVPKDWKQAVNNILKINGSEKGVYGFVFSGARTDNSHAIFDFYNIALNLGGALPINDEYSPRMNTPGNLEALKILYDLVNKHKATPPGVEEYRYAEKNTAIAQGRAAHMTQWMLSCVKSLEDPSESRVSGKIGYAAMPGGKAISGGWTVSIVGTTKHPKEAFEFIKFLTNKENNLKLALEFGNGPVRKSVILDPAFKKAYPFAQALLEGLEGGINIFAAAPDVAVWPELTDIVNFALTDGIFGRLSPQEALVQADKKLREALQQAGYVK, translated from the coding sequence ATGGCTGATGCTGCCAAGTCGGTTGTTCCCGAGTTCGAGAAGCTCTACCCGGACATAAGAGTGAATGTCGTCCCGCTACCCTACACGACCATGCAACAAAAGGTCATGACCGAGTTAACGGCTAAATCCGGAGCTTATGACATCATCGAATCGCATTTCCTCATGAATGTGCCCTTTGTCGCGGGTGATCTGCTGCTGCCCCTGGACAAATTCATTAAGGAAAGCAATATGGACTTCGGCGATTTTGTTAAATCAATGGCTGACCAGACCACGCTGGCCGGAAAGGCCTCGAAAATCAATCCCAAAGGTTCTATCTACGGGCTACCCTACAACTCAGATGTTATGATGTTCATTTACCGTGCAGACCTGTACAAAAAATATGGGCTCGGCGTGCCGAAAGACTGGAAACAGGCGGTCAACAACATATTAAAGATAAATGGCTCCGAAAAGGGCGTCTACGGTTTCGTCTTTTCCGGGGCCCGGACCGATAACAGTCATGCTATCTTTGACTTCTACAACATAGCTTTAAACCTCGGCGGCGCCCTCCCTATAAACGACGAATATAGCCCCAGAATGAACACACCTGGAAACCTGGAGGCTCTCAAGATACTCTATGACTTGGTCAACAAACACAAAGCAACCCCGCCAGGAGTTGAGGAGTATCGCTATGCCGAAAAGAATACCGCTATAGCACAAGGCAGAGCTGCTCATATGACCCAGTGGATGCTCTCCTGTGTAAAGTCGCTCGAAGATCCCTCAGAGTCGAGAGTGAGCGGCAAAATCGGGTATGCGGCTATGCCGGGCGGAAAGGCTATATCAGGGGGATGGACCGTCTCAATAGTTGGAACTACTAAACACCCCAAGGAGGCTTTCGAGTTCATCAAGTTCCTGACCAATAAGGAGAATAACTTGAAGCTCGCCCTCGAATTCGGCAACGGCCCCGTAAGAAAATCGGTTATCCTGGATCCTGCATTTAAGAAGGCCTATCCCTTTGCGCAGGCTCTGCTCGAGGGTCTCGAAGGTGGAATTAACATCTTCGCTGCCGCACCCGATGTCGCAGTATGGCCTGAATTAACGGATATCGTCAACTTTGCCCTGACCGATGGGATTTTCGGGAGGTTATCGCCTCAGGAGGCTCTGGTGCAGGCTGATAAGAAACTGAGAGAGGCTCTCCAGCAGGCGGGTTATGTCAAGTAA
- a CDS encoding LacI family DNA-binding transcriptional regulator → MKQSRTKQIKTPPTIDILAQRAGVSPATVSLVLNNKGKVADDTRRHILKIAEELNYKPKRRRSAIPDHRRYIELLIEELPIPVFADGFCSEIIHGVETAANEMGFRLLLSVIRREDDRLELPPILNPDEILGLIVIGGGDLDDEYIKQLKDRGLPLILVDNYVEGEELNCVLSDNISGGYQATKHLIELGHRRIGMIRGPKKYKPLMERYQGYLLALHENGIPVQPELIPPRLSHGLRKGYDEMCALLDLPEPPTAVFVVSDKTAINALQAIKDRGLRVPQDIALVSFDDIAEAQIQNPPLTTVRVAKKEMGQLAVQKLLSLVRGDLSCASRTVLYTKLVIRESCGMHLIEIPAR, encoded by the coding sequence ATGAAACAATCTAGAACGAAACAAATTAAAACACCCCCTACGATCGACATCCTGGCGCAAAGGGCTGGAGTTTCGCCGGCTACCGTATCGCTTGTCCTTAATAATAAGGGCAAGGTAGCCGACGATACGCGACGGCACATCCTGAAAATCGCCGAGGAGCTGAATTATAAGCCTAAACGGCGTCGGAGTGCAATTCCGGATCACCGCCGTTATATTGAGCTCCTGATCGAAGAGCTTCCCATTCCTGTATTTGCCGATGGATTCTGCAGCGAGATAATCCACGGCGTTGAGACGGCCGCAAATGAAATGGGTTTTCGGTTGCTGCTATCCGTGATAAGGCGCGAGGATGATAGGTTGGAGCTTCCTCCCATCTTGAATCCTGATGAAATCCTCGGTCTGATCGTAATAGGCGGGGGAGACCTCGATGACGAGTATATTAAGCAGCTTAAAGACCGCGGCCTACCTTTAATTCTCGTAGATAATTACGTGGAGGGCGAGGAGCTGAACTGCGTTCTCAGTGATAACATCAGCGGGGGATATCAAGCAACCAAACACCTGATTGAGCTGGGTCACCGGCGCATCGGAATGATACGAGGGCCCAAAAAGTATAAGCCCCTCATGGAGCGCTATCAGGGCTACTTGCTCGCCCTTCATGAAAACGGGATCCCGGTGCAGCCTGAATTGATCCCGCCCAGGTTATCCCATGGTTTAAGAAAGGGCTATGATGAGATGTGCGCGCTTCTCGATCTCCCCGAGCCGCCTACAGCCGTATTCGTTGTGAGCGACAAGACGGCCATAAACGCGCTTCAAGCCATCAAGGACCGGGGCCTGCGAGTGCCTCAGGACATCGCCCTGGTTAGCTTCGATGACATAGCGGAGGCTCAAATCCAAAACCCGCCGCTCACGACCGTCCGCGTCGCCAAAAAGGAAATGGGGCAGCTCGCCGTCCAGAAGCTTCTGAGCCTCGTGCGCGGCGACCTGTCCTGCGCAAGCCGGACTGTCCTCTATACTAAGCTAGTTATCCGCGAATCATGCGGGATGCATCTAATCGAGATACCTGCGAGGTGA
- a CDS encoding laccase domain-containing protein, with protein sequence MELRERNGVEFYVFPQLEELGIVAHAFTTRRGGVSRGPYSTLNMACHVGDAPAAVAENRRRALAALGLESRDQARISQGPGQRPDLRLGSERRPYAGRPARPVCPRLTHPTSCLVAGEQVHGDRIALVTDADRGKEWAPWAPAIPRSDGLITKSRGGPGGVVLIAYFADCVPVYLVDPVERAIGLMHAGWRGTALGIARKGVQAMRDAFGTDPRNVYAGIGPSIGPCCYRVGQDVARAVADAVTGVMTGAMMSVGIADASFVIPRAIRCADHEDHGGDCNHSGGHSRECGGGGPDQEDEREDRGDQGDREDQEDREDQENREQWYLNLWEANRLQLLAAGVPHEHIFVSGICTCCHRDVFFSYRRDGPEMGRMAAILTLAQYRG encoded by the coding sequence TTGGAGTTGCGAGAAAGAAACGGTGTGGAATTTTACGTCTTCCCGCAACTGGAGGAGCTCGGGATCGTCGCTCACGCGTTTACAACGAGGCGCGGCGGCGTGAGCCGCGGACCTTATTCGACGCTGAATATGGCGTGCCATGTTGGTGACGCCCCTGCGGCGGTCGCTGAGAATCGAAGGCGGGCCCTTGCGGCCCTCGGTCTCGAAAGCCGGGATCAGGCCCGCATCAGTCAGGGACCGGGTCAAAGACCCGACTTAAGGCTCGGCTCGGAAAGGCGGCCATATGCGGGCCGCCCTGCGCGCCCCGTATGTCCCCGCCTCACGCACCCCACGTCCTGCCTGGTCGCGGGGGAGCAGGTGCATGGCGATAGGATCGCGCTGGTTACCGATGCTGATCGCGGAAAGGAGTGGGCGCCTTGGGCCCCCGCAATCCCTCGCTCGGATGGGCTCATAACGAAGTCCCGCGGCGGACCCGGAGGGGTGGTGCTCATAGCCTATTTCGCAGATTGCGTGCCGGTCTACCTGGTTGACCCTGTAGAAAGGGCGATAGGATTGATGCACGCCGGATGGAGAGGCACGGCTCTGGGGATAGCGCGAAAGGGCGTTCAGGCGATGAGGGATGCTTTCGGCACGGACCCGCGAAATGTGTATGCGGGCATAGGGCCCTCGATAGGCCCATGCTGTTACCGGGTGGGGCAGGATGTAGCGCGGGCAGTGGCTGATGCAGTGACCGGTGTAATGACCGGTGCGATGATGAGTGTAGGGATAGCTGATGCGAGCTTCGTGATCCCCCGCGCAATCCGCTGTGCAGACCATGAAGACCATGGCGGCGACTGCAACCATAGCGGCGGCCATAGTAGAGAGTGTGGTGGAGGAGGCCCGGATCAAGAGGATGAGCGGGAAGACCGGGGAGATCAGGGGGATCGGGAAGATCAGGAAGACCGGGAGGATCAGGAAAACCGGGAACAGTGGTACCTCAACCTCTGGGAGGCAAACAGGCTTCAGCTCCTGGCCGCCGGAGTGCCACATGAACACATTTTTGTATCGGGAATATGCACGTGCTGCCACCGGGATGTCTTCTTCTCCTACCGCAGGGATGGGCCGGAGATGGGTAGGATGGCGGCGATCCTGACCTTAGCCCAGTATCGAGGATGA
- a CDS encoding C_GCAxxG_C_C family protein: MRSFEKEVQEAIRVFDAGFSCAEAVTLTGMKALGIESDLIPKIATGFGGGVSYTKSLCGAVAGGILILGARFGRQNISDDRSALLSSVQQLIKGFRETFGSENCYDLIGVDFTTPEGKAEYKNRLHKEKCCNYVEFVLRTALELARP; encoded by the coding sequence TTGAGGTCATTTGAGAAGGAAGTGCAGGAGGCCATAAGGGTATTTGATGCGGGATTCAGTTGCGCGGAGGCCGTGACACTGACGGGGATGAAGGCCCTGGGGATCGAGAGCGATCTGATACCGAAGATCGCTACGGGGTTTGGCGGAGGGGTATCCTATACAAAGTCCCTATGCGGCGCTGTGGCGGGAGGGATATTGATCCTGGGCGCCAGGTTCGGGCGGCAGAATATCTCCGATGACAGGAGTGCGCTGCTCTCCTCCGTCCAGCAGCTCATCAAGGGGTTCCGCGAAACCTTTGGCTCAGAGAACTGCTATGATCTCATAGGCGTGGATTTTACCACGCCGGAGGGCAAGGCCGAATACAAGAACCGCCTTCATAAGGAGAAATGCTGCAATTATGTGGAGTTTGTCCTGCGGACGGCCCTCGAGCTGGCTCGGCCCTAA
- a CDS encoding GntR family transcriptional regulator, giving the protein MALNRDGVVPLYFQIKQQILEAIKSGEWGVGEQIPSGPALSEKFKVSVMTVRQAISELIEEGTLISKRGKGTFVAPPKLAIRLPYFMGFTEEMKLRGLVPETRILEKGFIDAGPEIARALNIPAGSQVTYYERLRLADNEPICFETSYFSSTRFPDFPFPSGKYRSFYEIFQERYGVEVVRAEQVLHATKATAKQARILKIPVDSPVFLLVSTEFDGNGEPVELTEGIYRGDRYTITFERVKKR; this is encoded by the coding sequence ATGGCATTGAATCGCGATGGGGTAGTGCCGCTCTACTTTCAAATAAAGCAACAGATACTCGAGGCCATCAAATCCGGCGAATGGGGCGTTGGCGAACAGATTCCGTCGGGGCCGGCGCTGAGCGAGAAATTCAAGGTCAGTGTCATGACGGTGAGACAGGCCATCTCGGAGCTCATAGAGGAAGGAACGCTCATTTCGAAGCGCGGCAAGGGGACCTTTGTCGCCCCACCCAAGCTGGCCATCCGGTTGCCGTACTTCATGGGGTTCACGGAGGAAATGAAGCTCCGGGGCCTCGTGCCCGAAACCCGCATCCTTGAGAAAGGCTTCATAGATGCAGGTCCCGAGATCGCCAGGGCTTTGAATATACCGGCAGGTTCGCAAGTGACCTACTATGAACGCTTGCGCCTGGCGGATAACGAGCCTATCTGTTTTGAAACCTCCTACTTCAGCTCTACGCGCTTTCCAGACTTCCCTTTCCCGTCAGGGAAATACCGGTCGTTCTATGAGATATTCCAGGAACGATACGGCGTCGAGGTGGTAAGGGCGGAACAGGTACTTCACGCTACCAAAGCCACGGCGAAGCAGGCGAGGATATTGAAAATACCCGTTGATTCCCCAGTATTCTTGCTCGTGAGCACGGAGTTCGACGGGAACGGCGAACCTGTGGAGCTTACGGAAGGAATATATAGAGGCGACCGCTACACCATTACTTTTGAACGGGTCAAAAAGAGATAA
- the murQ gene encoding N-acetylmuramic acid 6-phosphate etherase — MKVIERSEESSEKGRKGEIALAAGIRWPHGPHEPHKPHEPHDFKSHDESHERITEGVNPRSSNLDLRTTIEILSIMNQEDNEVPRAVALELPEIAAAVDAIVSRLRAGGRLVYAGAGTSGRMAALDALEIPPTFGVDPGIIRALVAGGPAAFTRPDEAAEDDFEAGKRDVEELVPTRSDVVMGIAAGGRTPYVLGAMKAGRSAGSFVIGLACNRGTPMEGIADLMIRPIVGPEIITGSTRLKAGTAQKLVLNMISTAVMTRLGLVYDGFMIGMRPVNSKLWERARSIVASISGVGEVEAGAALNSAGGDIRVAVLQCMGNMDVEDARQLLASSGGNLREALTRINGEGNQREGHQGKGYQGVCGLE; from the coding sequence ATGAAGGTCATAGAAAGATCGGAGGAAAGCTCGGAGAAGGGTAGAAAGGGTGAGATAGCCTTGGCGGCCGGCATTCGTTGGCCTCACGGGCCCCATGAGCCGCATAAGCCTCATGAGCCCCACGATTTTAAATCACATGATGAATCCCATGAACGGATCACTGAAGGGGTCAACCCACGAAGCTCAAATCTTGATCTTCGAACTACAATTGAGATTCTATCCATTATGAATCAAGAAGACAATGAGGTGCCCAGGGCAGTGGCGCTCGAGCTCCCCGAGATTGCGGCGGCGGTAGATGCGATCGTGTCGAGGTTGAGGGCAGGTGGGAGACTGGTTTATGCCGGTGCCGGCACGAGTGGCCGTATGGCGGCGTTGGATGCCCTCGAGATCCCACCTACGTTTGGAGTTGACCCTGGCATCATCAGGGCGCTGGTGGCCGGAGGACCCGCAGCGTTCACACGCCCCGACGAGGCGGCGGAGGATGATTTCGAGGCAGGGAAGAGGGATGTCGAGGAACTTGTCCCCACAAGATCCGATGTCGTTATGGGGATTGCCGCAGGCGGGCGTACACCATATGTTCTTGGGGCTATGAAGGCGGGCCGTTCAGCTGGTTCGTTTGTAATCGGGCTCGCATGCAACAGGGGAACGCCTATGGAGGGGATCGCGGATTTAATGATACGTCCCATAGTAGGTCCAGAGATTATTACCGGTTCCACACGGCTAAAGGCTGGAACTGCCCAGAAGCTCGTGCTTAATATGATAAGCACGGCGGTGATGACGCGCCTCGGCCTCGTATATGATGGCTTCATGATCGGCATGCGGCCCGTGAATTCTAAACTCTGGGAGCGGGCACGCAGCATCGTCGCCTCCATAAGTGGGGTTGGTGAGGTGGAAGCCGGAGCCGCGCTCAACTCGGCCGGGGGCGATATCAGGGTAGCGGTGCTCCAGTGCATGGGGAATATGGACGTTGAGGATGCGAGGCAGTTGCTCGCGAGTTCGGGCGGGAACCTCCGCGAGGCTTTGACGAGAATCAACGGGGAGGGTAACCAGAGAGAGGGACATCAGGGGAAGGGATATCAGGGGGTATGCGGTCTTGAATGA
- a CDS encoding N-acetylmannosamine-6-phosphate 2-epimerase, translating to MEQTQQLDKLLDRARKVLEQLRGGLIVSCQATYSDSPANSPDFLARMAQAAVRGGARGIRANRPENIRAIRRAVEVPIIGLYKESIPGYEVYITPTFEHARLVVEAGADIVALDGTLRDRPGPEDLGAIVRRIRTELGAMVMLDISTIEEGLKAAALSPDLISTTLSGYTSYSPRLDGPDLRLVWSLAARSDIPVVAEGRIESPEQVRAAFEAGAFAAVVGRAITDPEGITRRYAAAAEKNRVQFPQDSQGQGERNNAEDV from the coding sequence ATGGAGCAAACGCAACAGCTTGATAAGCTACTTGACAGGGCCAGGAAGGTTCTGGAACAACTAAGAGGTGGATTAATAGTTTCATGCCAGGCCACATACAGTGACAGCCCGGCCAATAGCCCCGACTTTCTGGCCAGGATGGCCCAGGCGGCCGTCCGCGGCGGGGCCCGGGGTATCCGCGCCAACAGGCCGGAGAATATCCGGGCGATCCGGAGGGCGGTAGAAGTCCCCATAATCGGGCTTTATAAAGAATCTATCCCTGGGTATGAAGTTTACATAACGCCCACATTTGAGCATGCCAGACTTGTGGTGGAAGCCGGGGCGGATATAGTAGCGCTGGATGGCACTTTAAGAGACCGGCCGGGGCCCGAGGATTTAGGGGCGATCGTCAGGAGGATCCGCACAGAGCTTGGTGCGATGGTGATGCTGGACATATCAACCATTGAGGAGGGCTTGAAGGCAGCGGCGCTCTCGCCCGACCTGATCTCCACGACTCTGTCGGGTTATACATCATATAGCCCCAGGCTGGATGGCCCCGACCTGCGTCTGGTCTGGAGCCTTGCGGCGCGGAGTGATATTCCAGTAGTTGCCGAGGGACGCATCGAGTCCCCCGAACAGGTGCGGGCCGCTTTCGAAGCGGGCGCTTTCGCGGCGGTCGTCGGGCGGGCTATAACGGATCCAGAGGGGATAACGCGGCGGTATGCCGCAGCAGCTGAAAAAAATCGGGTGCAATTCCCGCAGGATTCTCAAGGTCAAGGCGAACGCAACAATGCTGAAGATGTGTGA